In Candidatus Methylomirabilota bacterium, a genomic segment contains:
- a CDS encoding 6-carboxytetrahydropterin synthase, producing the protein MSAGHVYATRKFTFSAAHRYWRDEWSFAENRRVFGNLTVSHGHNYVLEVTVRGPVDAQTGMVMDLAELKRVVSDAVVQRFDHADLNADPLFAQGAVPTTENLVRPVWDLLAPKLGQERLWRLRLWEDPTFYVEYFGA; encoded by the coding sequence ATGAGCGCCGGTCACGTGTACGCGACTCGGAAGTTTACGTTCTCCGCGGCCCACCGCTACTGGCGGGACGAGTGGAGCTTTGCTGAGAACCGCCGCGTCTTCGGGAACCTTACCGTCTCCCACGGGCACAACTACGTGCTTGAAGTGACGGTCCGCGGCCCGGTGGACGCTCAGACCGGCATGGTCATGGACCTCGCCGAGCTGAAGCGCGTGGTGTCGGACGCCGTCGTTCAGCGCTTCGACCACGCCGATCTCAACGCCGACCCGCTCTTCGCCCAGGGCGCCGTGCCGACCACCGAGAACCTCGTCCGCCCGGTGTGGGATCTGCTGGCGCCGAAGCTGGGGCAGGAGAGGCTCTGGCGGCTGAGACTCTGGGAGGATCCGACCTTCTACGTGGAGTATTTCGGCGCATGA